The DNA region AATCCTGCCGGCCATCGCAGGCGCCGCTACCCTGACCCCCGAGCAACTCACCAGTGCACTGCACTGGCGCAGCATCGGGCCGTTTGTAGGCGGGCGCGTGATTGCCGTCACCGGCGTGGCACAGCAGCCCAATCTCTACTATATGGGCTCCACCGGCGGCGGCGTGTGGAAGAGCGACAACTACGGCGCGGCGTGGGAAAACATTTCCGACAAATTCTTCGAAAGCAACAACATCGGCGCCATTGCGGTGGCACCCTCCAATCCCAAGATCATTTATGTCGGCACCGGCGAATCCGACATCCGCAATACCTTCCTCACCGGCGACGGCATGTACAAGTCCACTGATGCCGGAAAAACCTGGAGCAAGATCGGCCTCGCTGACACCCACGTCATCAGCCGTATCG from Gammaproteobacteria bacterium includes:
- a CDS encoding glycosyl hydrolase; amino-acid sequence: MNSKFPHSLMSLLVAACAGWALILPAIAGAATLTPEQLTSALHWRSIGPFVGGRVIAVTGVAQQPNLYYMGSTGGGVWKSDNYGAAWENISDKFFESNNIGAIAVAPSNPKIIYVGTGESDIRNTFLTGDGMYKSTDAGKTWSKIGLADTHVISRIVVDPNNPDIVYVAAMGHVWAPNSERGVYKSTDGG